Proteins encoded in a region of the Mycolicibacterium neoaurum genome:
- a CDS encoding Rieske (2Fe-2S) protein: MTLGRRQMLVGSTMAVGALGAAAACGSGDTPSAAPQAPSESAENTELAKTADVPVGSALVVDDVVLTQAQPGQIRGFSTVCPHAGCAVSKVTGAELICPCHGSSFGLDGAVITGPARGPLTPVDVVVRGDSVVRG, from the coding sequence ATGACCCTGGGGCGTAGGCAGATGTTGGTCGGGAGCACGATGGCGGTCGGTGCGCTGGGCGCGGCTGCCGCGTGTGGATCCGGGGACACTCCCTCGGCCGCCCCGCAAGCGCCCAGCGAGTCGGCCGAGAACACCGAATTGGCCAAGACCGCCGACGTACCGGTCGGATCGGCACTCGTCGTCGACGACGTCGTGCTGACCCAGGCGCAACCCGGTCAGATCCGGGGTTTCTCGACGGTATGCCCGCATGCCGGATGCGCGGTGTCCAAGGTGACCGGAGCGGAGTTGATCTGCCCTTGTCACGGAAGCAGTTTCGGTCTCGACGGTGCGGTGATCACGGGTCCGGCGCGCGGACCGCTCACCCCGGTCGATGTCGTGGTGCGGGGCGATTCGGTCGTCAGGGGGTGA
- a CDS encoding TerC family protein: protein MNVSTLEWGITLAVTLGILLVDVLVLGRRPHEPSTKETSIALTFYVCLAIAFGIWTWTFHGSQYGVEFFAGWLTEYSLSVDNLFIFLIIMASFKVPRIYQQQALLVGIILALIFRGIFIALGAVAIEQFSWVFYIFGAFLIYTAIKLAKDTDHDDDGENGVVRFARNYLNTTDKWHGLKLTVKENSKRVITPMFLVIIALGTTDLLFALDSIPAIYGLTQEPYLVFTANVFALMGLRQLYFLLGDLLKRLVYLSQGLSFILGFIGVKLVLHALHENELPFINGGEPVHVPTIPTLASLGVIIVTLVITTVASLYKTRVVDKKNDEPSEQKTD, encoded by the coding sequence ATGAACGTGTCCACCCTCGAGTGGGGCATCACCCTCGCCGTCACCCTTGGCATCCTGCTGGTGGATGTGCTGGTGCTCGGCAGGCGGCCCCACGAACCCTCCACCAAGGAAACCTCGATCGCGCTGACGTTCTACGTCTGCCTTGCGATCGCCTTCGGAATCTGGACCTGGACGTTCCACGGCAGCCAGTACGGTGTCGAGTTCTTCGCCGGATGGCTCACCGAGTACAGCCTGTCGGTGGACAACCTGTTCATCTTCTTGATCATCATGGCCAGCTTCAAGGTGCCGCGGATCTACCAACAACAGGCGTTGCTGGTCGGCATCATCCTGGCGCTGATCTTCCGCGGCATCTTCATCGCCCTCGGCGCCGTCGCCATCGAACAGTTCTCGTGGGTGTTCTACATCTTCGGCGCCTTCCTCATCTACACCGCCATCAAGCTGGCCAAGGACACCGATCACGACGACGATGGTGAGAACGGTGTGGTGCGGTTCGCGCGCAACTACCTGAACACCACCGACAAATGGCACGGGCTCAAGCTCACCGTCAAGGAGAACTCCAAGCGCGTCATCACCCCGATGTTCCTGGTGATCATCGCGCTGGGCACCACCGACCTGCTGTTCGCCCTGGATTCGATCCCGGCCATCTACGGCCTTACCCAGGAGCCCTACCTGGTCTTCACCGCCAACGTGTTCGCGCTCATGGGTCTGCGCCAGCTGTACTTCCTGCTCGGCGATCTGCTCAAGCGGCTGGTCTACCTGTCCCAGGGGCTGTCGTTCATCCTCGGCTTCATCGGCGTGAAGCTGGTGCTGCATGCCCTGCATGAGAACGAGCTGCCGTTCATCAACGGCGGCGAGCCCGTGCACGTGCCTACCATCCCGACGCTGGCCAGCCTCGGCGTCATCATCGTCACGCTCGTCATCACCACCGTCGCCAGCCTCTACAAGACCAGGGTCGTCGACAAGAAGAACGACGAGCCCTCGGAGCAGAAAACGGATTAA
- a CDS encoding DMT family transporter — protein MIDQLLVVVFALCAAIFAAIGIVVRQRATLDVPEEHGVSTVMFATLLRRPLWWAGTAAAVAGFVFQALALDNGSLIVVQPLLVSALLFALPLSARLAHRRVTRGAWMWALLLTASLAVFVPLAHPRVNEQVAPAPTVAAVIAACSVLVIGCVLFAVRHAGWKRAVPLAVAVGVMFGLVAVLTKILMFMLDRGSAAAVLATPVPYALVALGVFATLLQQSAFHAGSLQTSVPTMVVVEPIAAVLFGVFLLGETLNANCWETVVLTVAVLAMTAATIALGRDEGAYEERLEAQSHRS, from the coding sequence GTGATCGACCAGCTGCTCGTCGTCGTGTTCGCGTTGTGCGCAGCCATTTTCGCCGCCATCGGCATCGTGGTACGTCAGCGTGCCACCCTCGACGTACCCGAGGAACACGGTGTCAGCACCGTCATGTTCGCGACCCTGTTGCGGCGTCCGCTCTGGTGGGCCGGGACGGCGGCGGCCGTGGCGGGCTTTGTCTTCCAGGCGTTGGCGCTGGACAACGGATCGCTCATCGTCGTCCAACCCCTGCTGGTGTCGGCGCTGTTGTTCGCGCTCCCCCTCAGCGCGCGGTTGGCGCACCGGCGGGTGACGCGCGGCGCCTGGATGTGGGCGCTGCTGCTCACTGCATCACTGGCGGTGTTCGTGCCGTTGGCACATCCACGGGTCAACGAACAGGTGGCTCCGGCACCGACGGTTGCCGCCGTCATCGCCGCCTGCTCGGTGCTGGTGATCGGGTGCGTGCTGTTCGCGGTGCGCCATGCCGGATGGAAGCGTGCCGTGCCACTGGCGGTCGCGGTCGGTGTGATGTTCGGTCTGGTCGCCGTGTTGACCAAAATCCTGATGTTCATGCTGGACCGCGGAAGTGCCGCTGCGGTGTTGGCGACGCCGGTGCCCTATGCCCTTGTCGCGCTGGGAGTGTTCGCCACGCTGCTGCAGCAGTCGGCATTCCACGCCGGATCGTTGCAGACGTCGGTGCCGACCATGGTCGTGGTCGAACCGATCGCCGCGGTGCTGTTCGGCGTGTTCCTCCTCGGCGAGACACTCAACGCGAATTGCTGGGAGACGGTGGTGCTGACCGTCGCCGTCCTGGCCATGACCGCGGCCACCATCGCGCTGGGTCGTGACGAGGGCGCCTACGAGGAGCGGTTGGAAGCCCAGTCACACCGATCCTGA
- a CDS encoding GtrA family protein codes for MVAVTAETVPGGRVERFHRFCAGVVARLPWGLSSVVAPTFLGFALIAGFTFSIDMALLTLLYSGMDAPLPVALTIGYVCAFALAYILNRTLNFRSHATVGPQLAVYVAVVAINYLLFIVALPTSLVAAGLQYHLARLAAGCCEAAFMYSAMRWVVFRR; via the coding sequence GTGGTGGCCGTGACGGCCGAAACGGTGCCCGGCGGTCGGGTCGAACGTTTCCACCGGTTCTGTGCCGGAGTCGTCGCGCGGCTGCCGTGGGGCCTGAGTTCGGTTGTCGCGCCGACCTTTCTGGGCTTCGCGTTGATCGCCGGATTCACCTTCAGCATCGACATGGCCCTGCTCACCCTGCTCTACAGCGGCATGGATGCGCCGCTACCGGTGGCGTTGACGATCGGCTATGTCTGTGCGTTCGCGCTGGCCTACATTCTCAACCGCACGCTGAACTTCCGGTCCCACGCCACCGTCGGTCCACAGCTGGCGGTGTATGTCGCGGTGGTCGCGATCAACTACCTGTTGTTCATCGTCGCGCTGCCGACCTCGTTGGTCGCCGCGGGACTTCAGTATCACCTGGCCCGATTGGCGGCGGGCTGCTGCGAGGCGGCGTTCATGTACAGCGCGATGCGATGGGTGGTGTTTCGCCGCTGA
- a CDS encoding SDR family NAD(P)-dependent oxidoreductase, with amino-acid sequence MAFSWNPARLGDMTGQTVMVTGATNGVGLATAAALAGAGVHVVMAVRNTELGARRAEEIGGRTTVVRLDLADLSSVRGFPARLDEAGIDSLDILINNAGALFQHRTDTADGFEATIATNLLGPFALTNLLLDRVRSQIINVGSQAHESATLRLSDMHLRTNKWTVMGAYAASKLAVMLWGLELDRRLREGGSPITSQLTHPGWVDSNLPALSDTPVMKLVARGVKLVAGPLANDAAAGAATTLYCITEPIPPGSYVGVDGRFGLKGVPVLIGRSVQACDYAAAARLVQFAEQETGTTLAIR; translated from the coding sequence ATGGCCTTCTCATGGAACCCTGCTCGGCTCGGCGATATGACCGGACAGACGGTGATGGTGACCGGAGCCACCAACGGTGTCGGGCTGGCGACAGCGGCGGCTCTGGCCGGCGCCGGCGTACATGTGGTGATGGCGGTGCGCAACACCGAACTCGGCGCTCGACGCGCCGAGGAGATCGGGGGCCGCACCACGGTGGTCCGACTCGATCTCGCCGACCTGTCGTCGGTGCGGGGCTTTCCGGCCCGCCTCGACGAGGCAGGTATCGACAGCCTCGACATCCTGATCAACAACGCGGGCGCGCTGTTCCAACACCGCACCGACACCGCGGACGGATTCGAGGCGACCATCGCCACCAACCTGTTGGGCCCGTTCGCGCTGACCAACCTTCTCCTCGACCGCGTGCGATCGCAGATCATCAACGTCGGTTCCCAGGCACACGAGTCGGCGACCCTGCGGCTGTCGGACATGCACCTGCGCACCAACAAGTGGACCGTGATGGGCGCCTACGCGGCGTCCAAACTCGCTGTCATGCTGTGGGGCCTCGAGCTCGATCGCCGGCTGCGCGAAGGCGGATCGCCGATCACCAGCCAGCTCACCCACCCGGGCTGGGTCGACTCCAATCTGCCTGCGCTGTCGGACACCCCGGTGATGAAGCTCGTGGCCCGCGGGGTGAAGCTGGTGGCCGGCCCATTGGCCAACGATGCCGCGGCCGGGGCGGCGACCACGCTGTACTGCATCACCGAACCGATCCCGCCGGGCAGCTATGTCGGCGTGGACGGCCGATTTGGTCTCAAGGGTGTGCCGGTGCTCATCGGCCGATCCGTCCAGGCCTGTGACTACGCCGCCGCGGCGCGACTGGTGCAGTTCGCAGAACAGGAGACGGGTACCACCCTCGCCATCCGTTAG
- a CDS encoding GGDEF domain-containing protein has product MLHGRDQRDHYDWLTAYLAARDLQVATSRVVAALIGSLGVISVLVTALSSGLQHSFRFALAIVLLVVCTAMVLMWSRSDWPARWQSQVCLVAGTVLIAATCVSDPDPVLGLLGSVAFTVTTGYAVIFHSLRWLIGIWVVQLATLIVLAWRLVSIDYGLAVASVLFVALINAFMVFACELVLRLIGSEKPHGEIEPLTGLLNREAFYDSVATLIGSRSRHDDRYLILIVVNLDSFSLLTAMSGKAGGNRARVAIGQRLRETVRGDAVIGHQSDAEYLVADVFTTPDPTPLAERILGTIKSAPYQLTASLGVVSTPLKPLTDQASHDVLDELLTIGTGAMYEARKSGGNQFRLLLSPALASTDGDDPDDRPEIERSA; this is encoded by the coding sequence ATGCTTCACGGGCGTGACCAGCGCGATCATTATGACTGGCTGACCGCATATCTGGCCGCCAGGGATCTTCAGGTGGCGACCTCACGGGTCGTCGCCGCGCTCATCGGCTCGCTGGGTGTCATCTCGGTGCTGGTGACGGCGTTGAGTTCCGGCCTGCAACATTCTTTCCGGTTCGCCCTGGCGATTGTGCTGTTGGTGGTGTGCACCGCGATGGTGCTCATGTGGTCGCGCTCGGACTGGCCGGCCAGGTGGCAGTCCCAGGTGTGCTTGGTCGCCGGGACCGTACTGATCGCCGCAACGTGTGTCTCCGATCCCGATCCGGTGCTCGGCCTGCTCGGCTCGGTGGCGTTCACCGTGACCACCGGCTACGCCGTCATCTTCCATTCGCTGAGATGGCTCATCGGGATCTGGGTGGTCCAGTTGGCGACCCTGATCGTGTTGGCCTGGCGGCTGGTGTCGATCGACTACGGTCTCGCAGTGGCCAGCGTCTTGTTCGTGGCGCTGATCAATGCATTCATGGTCTTCGCATGCGAATTGGTGCTTCGGCTGATCGGATCGGAGAAACCGCACGGTGAGATCGAACCGCTGACCGGTCTGCTCAATCGCGAGGCTTTTTACGACAGCGTCGCGACACTGATCGGATCGCGCAGTCGCCACGACGATCGGTACCTGATCCTGATCGTGGTGAATCTGGACAGCTTTTCGCTGCTGACCGCCATGTCCGGCAAGGCGGGTGGTAACCGTGCCCGGGTCGCCATCGGACAACGATTGCGCGAGACGGTACGTGGTGATGCGGTGATCGGTCACCAGAGTGATGCGGAGTATCTGGTCGCCGATGTGTTCACCACCCCAGACCCGACCCCGCTGGCCGAGCGGATCCTGGGCACCATCAAGTCGGCGCCGTATCAGTTGACCGCCAGCCTCGGCGTTGTCAGCACGCCACTCAAGCCGCTGACCGACCAGGCCTCTCATGACGTGCTCGACGAGTTGCTGACCATCGGTACCGGGGCGATGTACGAGGCGCGCAAGTCCGGCGGGAACCAATTCCGGCTGCTGTTGTCCCCCGCGTTGGCCAGCACCGACGGCGATGATCCCGACGATCGCCCGGAGATCGAGCGCTCGGCCTGA
- a CDS encoding dienelactone hydrolase family protein — MSDDDLADFDRTEFTHDGKTRTVFRKGSGPAVIVIAEMPGITPKVAAFARQVAELGCTAVLPHLFGVPGRDPNAGKLAGLKALATSMVPACISKEFTTWATGRTSPVVGWLRALARAEHTRCGGPGVGAVGMCFTGGYALAMATDEILLAPVLSQPSMPIALTAAQKNSIDISPADLEIVKGRCARGLKVLGLRFDSDTMVPAQRFDFLREQLGDGFIAVELSGSDANPDAMMSAHSVLTEHLIDKPGTPTRAALDQVLELFRSRLLAG, encoded by the coding sequence GTGTCGGATGACGATCTCGCGGACTTCGACCGCACCGAGTTCACCCACGACGGCAAGACCCGTACGGTGTTCCGCAAAGGCAGCGGCCCCGCGGTCATCGTGATCGCCGAGATGCCCGGGATCACCCCCAAGGTCGCGGCGTTCGCGCGGCAGGTCGCCGAGCTGGGCTGCACCGCCGTACTGCCCCACCTGTTCGGTGTGCCGGGCAGGGACCCCAACGCGGGCAAGCTGGCCGGGTTAAAGGCGCTGGCCACCTCGATGGTGCCGGCCTGCATCAGCAAGGAGTTCACCACCTGGGCCACCGGCCGCACGTCACCGGTTGTCGGCTGGTTGCGCGCGCTGGCCCGTGCCGAGCACACCCGCTGCGGCGGTCCGGGGGTCGGCGCGGTGGGCATGTGCTTCACCGGTGGTTACGCCCTGGCGATGGCCACCGACGAGATCCTGCTCGCACCGGTGCTGTCCCAGCCGTCGATGCCCATAGCGCTGACCGCCGCGCAGAAGAACTCCATCGACATCTCGCCCGCCGACCTGGAGATCGTCAAGGGTCGATGCGCCCGGGGTCTGAAGGTGCTGGGCCTGCGCTTCGACTCCGACACGATGGTGCCCGCCCAACGATTCGATTTCCTGCGTGAACAACTCGGCGACGGATTCATCGCGGTGGAACTCAGTGGCTCGGACGCCAATCCCGACGCGATGATGTCGGCCCATTCGGTGCTCACCGAGCACCTGATCGACAAGCCGGGTACCCCGACACGGGCCGCGCTGGACCAGGTGCTCGAGCTGTTCCGCAGCAGACTGCTGGCCGGCTGA
- a CDS encoding PE-PPE domain-containing protein, producing MSRTRVVGLASALTLAVGLSPAAPVLAASTYYLEGTRIGNTTGHQSPQDFVTDMRSGAGLGPPGDFRQVDYPAAIGPFSSGGLQDPTWNTSVGRGLANLGEQPVAGDTVFGYSQGAVVASAYKGGHLANGVNYVLVENPGRPNGGIMARFGGLYVPLLDITFSGPTPVVRDPLPGAGSTVDIARQYDGWADFPTYPLNLLATANAILGIIYLHGGTQDLDATALSSIDTGDPRYYQQHGDTTYYLIPTERLPLLMPLRGLLPDVLLDAVERPLRALVELGYDRSDYSKPTGAQLLPPLGAIFGPQGSAQPAPVTPEPEPEPVADATAVNSPAPIIEQTGRLRAGFGARVNTTARDTESLDDTDLADPTGPDPHDTDHAGDRGIEVRTPEEPEHTDATPGPVVLEAPGGDSSSGPSGADTAPEPSTEEH from the coding sequence TTGTCCAGAACACGTGTCGTGGGCCTCGCTTCGGCGTTGACCCTTGCGGTCGGACTGTCGCCGGCGGCCCCGGTGCTGGCGGCCAGCACCTACTACCTTGAGGGCACCCGGATCGGTAACACCACCGGGCACCAGTCACCGCAGGATTTCGTCACCGATATGCGCTCCGGCGCAGGACTGGGCCCGCCGGGTGATTTTCGGCAGGTGGACTACCCCGCGGCCATCGGTCCGTTCTCCTCCGGTGGCCTGCAGGACCCAACCTGGAACACCTCGGTCGGCCGCGGATTGGCCAACCTCGGCGAGCAGCCCGTCGCCGGTGACACGGTCTTCGGCTACTCGCAGGGTGCCGTGGTCGCCTCTGCCTACAAGGGCGGCCATCTGGCCAACGGCGTCAACTACGTCCTCGTCGAGAATCCAGGCCGGCCCAACGGCGGGATCATGGCCCGGTTCGGCGGTTTGTACGTGCCGCTGCTGGACATCACCTTCAGCGGTCCGACGCCGGTGGTGCGAGACCCGCTGCCGGGAGCCGGATCCACTGTCGACATCGCCCGCCAGTACGACGGGTGGGCGGACTTCCCGACCTATCCGCTGAACCTGCTGGCCACCGCCAACGCGATCCTCGGCATCATCTATCTGCACGGCGGAACCCAGGATCTCGATGCGACCGCGCTGTCGAGCATCGACACCGGTGACCCGCGCTACTACCAGCAGCACGGTGACACCACCTACTACTTGATCCCGACCGAACGCCTGCCGCTGCTGATGCCTCTTCGCGGCCTACTGCCGGACGTGCTGCTCGACGCGGTCGAGCGGCCGCTACGGGCACTGGTCGAACTCGGCTACGACCGGTCCGACTACAGCAAACCGACCGGAGCCCAGCTGCTTCCGCCACTCGGCGCGATCTTCGGGCCACAGGGTTCTGCGCAGCCGGCGCCGGTAACGCCCGAGCCCGAACCCGAGCCGGTGGCCGATGCCACCGCCGTGAATTCGCCGGCCCCGATCATCGAGCAGACCGGTCGGCTGCGTGCCGGGTTCGGTGCGCGGGTGAACACGACCGCCCGCGATACCGAATCGCTCGATGACACCGACCTGGCGGACCCGACAGGCCCCGATCCTCACGACACGGATCACGCGGGGGATCGCGGTATCGAGGTGCGCACGCCGGAAGAACCCGAACACACCGATGCCACGCCGGGTCCGGTCGTGCTCGAGGCGCCGGGCGGGGACTCATCGAGCGGGCCATCGGGTGCGGACACGGCACCGGAGCCGTCGACCGAAGAGCACTAG
- a CDS encoding PucR family transcriptional regulator, producing MDLTVSDVIGLSALQRGEPEVLSARRFDEPIRWVHVSDIADLSALVQGGELVLTTGAALRADPRRYLQGMAAAGVLGVVVELGTAVLPLDAGRYAEEFDLALVALHREVRFVEITEAVHRMIVTDQFDRVDFDRRVHETFTDLSMKRASVEGIVDAAAGILDEPVVLEDLAHRVLAVAGVPGGGPTAALLRDWERRSRRTAETEHWTTTAVGPRTQEWGRLIVPRRSVDASRTQMVLERAGVALALHRMIERDRSGLTHQAQTGLIDDVLRSRITDESEVAARAHALGLRSSARYVPAAVRIDRPAPTTDPVVGQRHNISLLDTVMHAVNASGHTGLFSVRRAGEIWMVLSLSVTQPAESALSALGAELRREIRRVEGVPDSALAVGDSVNRVIDAVYGMGEAAHIAEVALAMNEARRPYYRAADVRLRGLIALLRSDHRVQAFAESELKALLAGDQATIAVLGEYLRLAGNKAAVAARLHISRPALYKKLAAIETALGVDLDDGESRTSLHVAMMVLDAQRLGRPVEISTEPTHAEIVDPYT from the coding sequence ATGGACCTGACGGTCTCGGATGTCATCGGCCTGTCGGCGCTGCAGCGTGGTGAGCCCGAGGTACTGAGTGCGCGCCGCTTCGACGAGCCGATCCGGTGGGTCCACGTCAGCGATATCGCCGATCTGTCCGCCCTGGTGCAGGGCGGTGAGCTGGTGCTCACCACTGGCGCCGCACTGCGCGCCGATCCGCGGCGCTATCTGCAGGGCATGGCCGCCGCCGGCGTGCTGGGGGTCGTCGTCGAACTCGGTACCGCCGTGTTGCCCCTCGACGCCGGGCGCTACGCCGAGGAGTTCGATCTGGCATTGGTCGCCCTGCATCGCGAGGTGCGCTTCGTCGAGATCACCGAGGCGGTGCACCGGATGATCGTCACCGACCAATTCGATCGGGTCGACTTCGACAGACGCGTGCACGAGACGTTCACCGACCTCAGCATGAAGCGCGCATCCGTCGAGGGCATCGTCGACGCCGCGGCAGGCATACTCGACGAACCCGTCGTCCTGGAAGATCTGGCGCACCGGGTGCTCGCGGTCGCCGGCGTCCCCGGCGGCGGGCCTACCGCCGCGTTGTTGCGGGACTGGGAACGGCGATCGCGCCGCACCGCAGAGACCGAGCACTGGACCACCACCGCGGTCGGCCCGCGCACCCAGGAGTGGGGACGTCTGATCGTGCCGCGCCGCTCCGTCGACGCGTCGCGAACCCAGATGGTGCTGGAGCGCGCCGGCGTCGCTCTGGCGCTGCACCGGATGATCGAACGGGACCGCTCCGGGCTCACCCACCAAGCCCAGACCGGATTGATCGACGATGTGTTGCGCAGTCGAATCACCGACGAGTCCGAGGTCGCCGCCCGCGCGCACGCACTGGGCCTGCGATCCTCGGCCAGGTACGTGCCCGCCGCGGTACGCATCGACCGACCCGCACCGACCACCGATCCGGTTGTGGGACAACGCCACAACATCTCGCTGCTGGACACGGTCATGCACGCGGTGAACGCCTCCGGCCACACCGGACTGTTCTCCGTACGGCGTGCCGGTGAGATCTGGATGGTGTTGTCGCTGAGCGTCACCCAACCCGCCGAGAGTGCGCTGAGTGCGTTGGGTGCCGAGTTGCGTCGTGAGATCCGCCGCGTCGAGGGCGTGCCGGACAGCGCACTGGCAGTGGGAGATTCGGTCAATCGGGTGATCGATGCGGTGTACGGGATGGGGGAGGCCGCTCACATCGCCGAGGTGGCACTGGCCATGAACGAGGCGCGTCGCCCGTATTACCGCGCCGCCGATGTCCGATTGCGCGGACTGATCGCGTTACTGCGCAGCGATCACCGCGTGCAGGCCTTCGCCGAGAGTGAGCTCAAAGCTCTGCTGGCCGGCGATCAGGCCACCATCGCCGTGCTCGGCGAGTATCTGAGGTTGGCAGGCAATAAGGCAGCGGTGGCCGCGCGACTGCACATCAGCAGGCCCGCGCTGTACAAGAAGCTCGCCGCGATCGAGACTGCCCTCGGCGTCGACCTCGACGACGGTGAATCCCGCACCTCACTGCACGTCGCGATGATGGTGCTCGATGCTCAGCGCCTGGGCCGCCCCGTCGAGATCAGCACCGAACCGACCCACGCCGAGATCGTCGATCCCTACACCTGA